A single region of the Brachypodium distachyon strain Bd21 chromosome 3, Brachypodium_distachyon_v3.0, whole genome shotgun sequence genome encodes:
- the LOC100827802 gene encoding beta-amylase 3, chloroplastic has translation MALTLRSSTSFLSPLEPSSKLHKAEDAPPSCVAVPAAPSRLRVLRAAAQAPLSPMEAPAPELLHGQAQQAHSGGQKRGGVPVYVMLPLDTVGPGGQLLRARALAASLMALRSAGVEGVMVDVWWGVVEREGPGRYDWEGYAELVRMVERAGLRLQMVMSFHQCGGNVGDSCNIPLPSWVLEEVSANPDIVYTDRSGRRNPEYISLGCDTLPVLKGRTPVQVYSDFMRSFRDRFSGYLGTVIAEIQVGLGPCGELRYPSYPEANGTWSFPGIGEFQCYDKYMRASLQAAAAAAGHENWGTNGPHDAGEYKQFPEETGFFRWDGTWSTEYGSFFLEWYSGMLLEHGDRVLAAAEAVFGGTGAMLSAKVAGIHWHYRTRSHAAELTAGYYNTRNHDGYAPIAGMLAKRGVVLNFTCMEMKDEQQPGHAGCSPEQLVRQVRAAARAANVELAGENALERYDESAFAQVAATAAAGDAGAGLSAFTYLRMNRNLFDGDNWRRFVAFVKTMADGGGARTGLPSCDTGHSDLYVGFLEAANERRAPEAEAAAAAL, from the exons ATGGCGCTGACGCTGAGGTCCTCGACGTCTTTTCTCTCGCCGCTCGAACCctcctccaagctccacaagGCCGAGGACGCGCCGCCCAGCTGCGTCGCGGtccccgccgcgccgtccaGGCTGCGGGTCCTCAGGGCGGCTGCGCAGGCCCCTCTGTCGCCCATGGAGGCTCCGGCGCCCGAGCTGCTGCACGGCCAGGCCCAACAGGCCCACTCCGGTGGCCAGAAGCGCGGCGGGGTTCCCGTGTACGTGATGCTGCCGCTGGACACGGTGGGGCCCGGCGGGCAGCTGCTGCGGGCGCGCGCCCTGGCGGCGAGTCTGATGGCGCTGCGGAGCGCCGGGGTGGAGGGGGTCATGGTGGACGTCTGGTGGGGCGTCGTGGAGAGGGAGGGCCCCGGCCGGTACGACTGGGAGGGGTACGCCGAGCTCGTGCGCATGGTGGAGCGcgccggcctccgcctccagaTGGTCATGTCCTTCCACCAGTGCGGCGGCAACGTCGGAGACTCCTGCAA TATCCCGTTGCCTTCATGGGTACTGGAGGAGGTGAGCGCCAACCCGGACATCGTGTACACGGACAGGTCCGGGCGGCGGAACCCGGAGTACATCTCCCTCGGCTGCGACACGCTGCCGGTGCTCAAGGGCCGGACCCCGGTCCAGGTCTACTCCGACTTCATGCGCAGCTTCCGCGACAGGTTCAGCGGCTACCTCGGCACCGTCATCGCCGAGATCCAGGTCGGCCTGGGTCCTTGCGGGGAGCTCAGGTATCCTTCCTACCCGGAGGCCAATGGCACCTGGAGTTTCCCGGGCATCGGCGAGTTCCAGTGCTACGACAAGTACATGCGGGCGTCGctgcaagcggcggcggctgctgcggggCACGAGAACTGGGGGACGAACGGGCCGCACGACGCCGGCGAGTACAAGCAGTTCCCTGAGGAGACGGGCTTCTTCCGTTGGGACGGCACGTGGAGCACCGAGTACGGCAGCTTCTTCCTCGAGTGGTACTCCGGGATGCTCCTGGAGCACGGCGACCGCGTCCTGGCCGCGGCCGAGGCCGTCTTCGGCGGCACGGGCGCCATGCTCTCCGCCAAGGTCGCCGGCATCCACTGGCACTACCGAACCCGCTCCCACGCCGCCGAGCTCACGGCGGGGTACTACAACACCCGGAACCACGACGGGTACGCGCCGATCGCCGGGATGCTTGCCAAGCGCGGCGTCGTGCTCAACTTCACGTgcatggagatgaaggacGAGCAGCAGCCGGGGCACGCCGGGTGCTCGCCGGAGCAACTGGTGCGGCAGGTCAGGGCGGCCGCGCGGGCGGCCAAcgtggagctcgccggcgagaACGCGCTGGAGCGGTACGACGAGTCCGCGTTCGCGCAggtcgccgccacggccgcggccggcgacgccggcgccgggctgAGCGCGTTCACGTACCTGCGCATGAACAGGAACCTGTTCGACGGTGACAACTGGCGCCGGTTCGTGGCGTTCGTGAAGACcatggcggacggcggcggcgcgaggacgGGGCTGCCGAGTTGCGACACGGGGCACTCGGACCTGTACGTCGGGTTCCTCGAGGCCGCCAACGAGAGGAGAGCGCCGGAGgcagaggccgccgccgccgcattgTAG